In the Nitrosarchaeum sp. genome, one interval contains:
- a CDS encoding response regulator gives MNSKNDVLIIEDSPAIGMLLKNYLEKLGYIQIHICSSGLTGIATFKDLVSNKKDPIVLLDYNLPDIDARSVLTQMFEVKPNIRVLLATATEEDDEGVKDLIRLGAYQYLQKPFRFEHIKSAFETIEEEDNFFKKESSQVDIISKQIEDIESKIRYRVDMILQSTANFSLSFLQNLFTDSNEYISSYLKELEEKGKITRLSDKKEIACNQCDSTSITQIFYCPSCKSSKFRSGKLIEHYECGNISEDNTYVNDHCPSCKKMIKALGVDYRVMKNHYICNDCSNFFPQLSTNYVCLKCQNKFSLDECRWKTSPFYKTNSI, from the coding sequence ATGAATTCTAAAAACGATGTTTTGATTATTGAAGATAGTCCAGCAATAGGGATGTTGCTGAAAAACTATCTTGAAAAATTAGGATATATTCAAATCCACATATGTTCAAGTGGTCTTACTGGTATCGCGACATTCAAAGATCTAGTATCTAATAAGAAAGATCCAATAGTATTACTTGATTACAATCTTCCTGATATTGATGCACGTTCCGTTTTAACTCAGATGTTTGAAGTAAAACCAAACATCCGCGTTCTATTAGCAACTGCAACTGAAGAAGATGATGAAGGGGTCAAAGATTTAATTCGATTAGGTGCGTATCAATACTTACAAAAACCATTTCGTTTTGAACACATAAAATCTGCTTTTGAAACTATTGAAGAGGAGGATAATTTTTTTAAAAAAGAATCGTCTCAAGTTGATATAATCTCCAAACAAATTGAAGATATTGAAAGCAAGATTCGTTATCGTGTTGACATGATACTTCAATCTACTGCTAACTTTAGTCTTAGTTTTTTACAAAACTTATTTACTGATTCTAATGAATACATTTCTTCATATCTGAAAGAATTAGAGGAGAAAGGAAAGATTACTCGTCTATCAGATAAAAAAGAAATTGCTTGTAATCAATGTGATTCTACATCCATCACTCAGATTTTTTACTGCCCTTCATGTAAGAGTTCAAAATTTAGATCAGGAAAACTCATCGAACATTATGAATGTGGAAATATTTCAGAAGACAATACATATGTAAATGATCATTGTCCTAGTTGTAAAAAAATGATTAAAGCGTTGGGAGTAGATTATCGTGTGATGAAAAATCATTATATATGCAATGACTGTTCTAATTTTTTTCCACAACTATCAACGAATTATGTTTGTTTGAAATGCCAAAATAAATTTAGTTTGGATGAATGTCGATGGAAAACTAGTCCATTTTATAAGACAAATTCCATATAA